The nucleotide window CCCGGTTGGCGCCGGCCACCCGCCTGCTCGACATCGCCAGAGAAGCCGCGCCGGGCATGGAACCGAGCTTTATCGCATTCCCCGGCACGCTGTTTTCCAGCCAGCACCACTATGGCGTGTTCATGAAAGGCAATTCCCACCTGACCTCCCACCTGCTGACACCGGTATTGATCGACGCCAGCACCCTGGATGTCACTGCCGTGGCCGAGCGGCCCTGGTACATGGACGTCATGAGCCTGTCGCTGCCGCTGCATTTCGGCGACTACGGCGGCAGGCCGATGCAGGTCTTCTGGGCGACCTTGGACGTGTTGACCATCATCGTCCTCGGCAGCGGCGTTTACCTGTGGGTGGTGCGGCGTCGAGCGCCCCGGCGCACGGCTGTCGACATGGAGACGGTCTCGTGAAGCCCCGCCAGGCAAGTTTCTGGAAGGTATTCGGCATGCCCGCAGCAATCGGCGCCCTTTGCGCAGCCGGGCTGTTCAGCGCCTTGCTCGGCGATGGCCCGTGGGATGCCGTGAGCTGGCTGGGGCTGGGCATCCCTTCTGCATTGGCGGTCTGGGGACTGGTCCCACGCCGCTGAGCCAGCGGACCGACTGATTACCCTTCAGCCAGCAGCCATACGATGACCACCTCCCCCAGGGTACCTACCTGAGCGTTGTATGCCCAGCCACGTGCCCCCAGAGTACAGACTGGGCCGCAGGGTCCGGTCACCTCTGCCTTGCGCCTTGATGAAGCGCTATGCTGCGCGACATCCTCCCTGATCGAGACGTTGCCATGTCCGTTCCCAGCATGACGCTGTTCCACAACCCCGCCTCGCCCTTCGTGCGCAAGGTCCTGGTGCTGTTGCACGAAACCGGCCAGCAGGACCGCGTCGCGTTGCAACTCAGCCAGCTCACGCCCGTCAAGCCGGACCAGAAGCTGATCGATGACAACCCGCTGAGCAAAATCCCGGCCCTGCGCCTGGCCAACGGCAGCGTGATCCACGACAGCCGTGTCATCCTCGATTACCTCGACCATCAGCATGTCGGCAACCCGCTGATCCCCCGTGACGGCGCGGCCCGCTGGCGGCGCCTGACCCTGGCCTCCCTGGCCGACGGAATCATGGACGCTGCGGTGATGATTCGCTATGAAATGGCCTTGCGCCCGGCGGAAAAGCACTGGGACGAATGGCTCGATGCCCAGCGGGACAAGATTCGCCGTGCCCTTGGCATGCTCGAAGCCGAGGCGATTGCCGAACTGGCCAGCCATTTTGACGTGGCGTCCATCAGCGTCGCCTGCGCCTTGGGTTACCTGGATCTGCGCCATCCCGACCTGGAATGGCGCAAGGCCCATCCGCAGCTGGCGGCGTGGTTTGCCGAGGTGAGCTTGCGGCCTTCAATGGTCGCTACCGTGCCCAGGATCTAGATCTTTCTCCAAATGTGATGGCCTCATCGCGAGCAGGCTCGCTCCCACAAAGGATAGCGCCGGACCTGTGGGAGCGAGCCTGCTCGCGATAGAAGCCCACCGGATCCAACGGAAACAACCCAGATACAAGCGCCACCAGCACTTCCCTCACCCGCCGGTCCTCCCGCAACCCCAGCGACCGGCTCATTTCACCTCTCCCAGATCGAAAGTCATCGCAGGCGCAGGCTTCGAACCGACCCCGTACCAGTCCAGTTTGCGGGTCAGCACCATGAACACACCCAACAGACCGAACAGCAACAGCGAGCCCATCAACAGTGCGTAGTCTTCGGCGCTCAACAGGCCGTAGAGCAAGGCATACAGCGCCGCCAACCCCGCCGAGAAGCCCAGGCCATGGTTCACGCTGCGCAGCACATGACAGACGTAGAACCCGATCAACAGTACACAGGCGCTGGCCGACAACAGATACGCCGAGGCAAAACCGATGTGCTCCGACAGTGACAGCAGCAACAGGTAGAAGAATGCCAGCGCCACGCCCACCAGGGCGTATTGGACCGGGTGCACCGCCAGGCTCTTGAGCACTTCGAACAGGAAGAAGCCGGCGAAGGTCAGGGCGATGAACAGCAGTGCATATTTGATCGCCCGGTCGCTCTTGAGGTACTGGTCCACCGGGTCGATGAAGCTCACGCCGAAGGCCCGGCTGCGAAATGTTTCACAGCCCTCGCTCGACACGCAGTTCTGCAGGGCTTCTTCAAGGTTGGTAGAGAAGAACGAAGTCTGCCAGTCGGCGCTGAAGCCCTTCTCGTTGATGTCGCGGCTGATGGGCAAGTAGTTGCCGATAAAACTCGGGTGCGGCCAGTCGGCGGTCAGGTGCACCTTGCTGGTCTTGCCCACCGGCAGAATCTGCAACTCACCGGTGCCTTGCAGGCTCAGGTCGAAACCGAAGGCCAGTTCGGCACTGTTCTGGGCGTTGACCATCGGCAGCGGCACATGCACCCCCTGCCCCAGCCAGCCAACCCGCGAGCCGGGCAGGAAATCCACTGTCTGCTGGTTGAGTTTCAGGGTCAGTGCATTCTCGATACCACGGATGTCGCTGATGCCCACGCTCAGATAGGGTTCGTCGAAGCGGTAATCGGCCAGATCCTTGGCAGCCAGGCCATAGCGCTCAGGCACCTTGAAGCGACCATCGATCCGGTTCTCGGCGTGGAACAGCCGCGCCTCATAAATGCCCCGGGCGCGGGTTTCGGTCCGGACCTGGCCGTCGAGTTCGAACTGCTCCGGCAGGAAATACAACTCACCGCTCTGCTCGACCGTTTCCAGGAAACGCACACCGGTCTTCTCGTTGGTATTCCAGACCCGCACGTTCTTGCGGAACGGCACCACGATCATCGGCCCGATGAGCTGCTGGCTATGGCTGGAACTGCTGGCGATCTCCTGCAATACACCGTCGCGCAGGGATTGGCGTTCGTCGATGAGGCCGTTGATCATCAACAGCGGGATCATCAGCAGGAGAATCAATAGGGCGATCATGCCCAGTTTTATGGCGAGACTGCGGTTCATGTGGGGCTCTCCCTGTTCGAATGGGGGAGAGTCTGCAAGTGCTGTATGGGATGTTTATGTGGGCAATGTGGAGATTGTGTGGAGACTAGAGAACCTGTGGGAGCGGGCCTGCTCGCGAAAGCGGTGTGTCATTGAGGATGATGTCGACGGGTTCACCGCATTCGCGAGCAGGCTCGCTCCCACAAAGGCTATGCGCCGAATTTCAGGGCAACCGCAGCACCACCTCTACCCCGCCCTCGACATTGCCGATGCCGAATTCGCCCTCATGCAGCTGCACCACTTCCTCCACGAAGTTGAGCCCCAAGCCGGTGCTCTTGCGGCCGCTGTCCGGGCGCGGCAGGGAATAGAAGCGCTCGCTCAGGCGCGGCAGGGCGTAGTCGGGAATCGGCTCGGCCTGGTTGAACAGGCGGATCTCGACACGGTTGCCACCGCGCCCGGCACTGACGCGCAACACCCCGTTGGCGGGGGTGAAATCCAGGGCATTGTCCAGCAGGTTGCCCAAGGCCTGGCGCAACAGGAACGCTTCGCCGGTCAGTGCCAGGTCGGCGGCGATGTGCCGCTCGACCCGAAGTTGCCGGCGCTCGATCCAGCCGCTGCGAGCCTCGAGCAGTTCATCCACAAGCCCCGCCAGCGGCACCGCGACCTGTTCTTCCAGGCCCTGGCGCTGTTCGACCTGGGCCAGGTTGAGCAGACGTTCGATCAATTGCTGCATGCGCACGCTTTCGCTGTCGATGTTGCTGACAAAGCGCTGGTGTTGCGCGGCGGGCATGTCGCTTTGCAACAGCTCGGCGGCGCCGCGAATCGCCGCCAGCGGGCTCTTGAGTTCGTGCGTCAGGGTGTGCACGTAGCGCTCGACGTAAGCCTTGCCTTCGAGCTGTGTGCGCATGTGCTCCAGGGCGTGCGCCAGTTGCTCGAACTCGCCACCGCGATAATGCGGCACTTCCACCCGTTGCCCCTGGCTGACGGCTTGGGCATAGGCGGTCAAGCGACGCAGCGCCGAGCTGAGCCACCACGACAGCAACGCCCCCAGCACCAGGCCGAGGCCGATCAAGCCGACGCCGTAGAGCAGCAGTCGCCGTTCCGTGCGGTCGATATAAGGCTGCAGCGAGCTGTTGGGCTTGGCCACGGTGACCACGCCGATGATCCGGCCGTTATCGCGGATCGGCGCACCGACGTGCATCACCGAAGAGTTCGGGTCATCCGCGATGCTACGGCTCGAGCGGGCGCCGTATTGGCCGCGCAGGGTCAGGTAGACGTCGTTCCAGCGCGAATAGTCCTGGCCCACGGCCTCACCGCTGGAGTCGAGTACCACGATACCCTTGACATCCGTGACGTAGATGCGATGGCTGACCCGGTTCTTCGGCAAGCCCCAGATCGTCGCCCCCGGCTGACGCTCGCCATAGGCCTTGAGCAACTGAGGCCAGCGATTGCGATTGAGGGTCCCGGCCTTGAAGTCGTCCCGCAGGATCTCGGCCATCAGGTTGGCCGTGTCCACCAGGGTTTCCTCGGTGGACTGGCGCACACCGGGACGGATCTGCTCGATCACCGTGCCCAGCACGAAATACCCGGTCAGGCCGATGAACAGCACATAGACCAGAAAAATGCGGATCCCCAACGGCATCAGCTGTGCCCCGGGCTGTAGCTGTAGCCGAGGCCGCGATGGGTCTGGATCGGTTCGGCCTCGGCCCTGACCAGGCGCAACTTGGCGCGCACGCTCTTGATATGGCTGTCGATGCTGCGCTCGTAGCCGGCATCGCTGGCCACGCCCAGGGCGTCGAGCAGTTGTTCGCGGCTGAATACCCGTTCGGGTTGCTCCAGCAGACAGTTCAGCAGGCGAAATTCGTGGCGGGTGAGGTTCAGCGGTTTGCCGCGATAATTGATCTGCACGCGATCGCTGTCCACCTGGAACAACGCCGTGCCCAGTTCCGTGGCCGGCCTTGGCGCTGGCGCTACCCGCTTGAGGATCGCCCGGACCCTGGCCGCCACCTCTCGGGGGCTGAAGGGTTTGACCACGTAATCATCGGCGCCGATCTCCAGCCCCACGATCCGGTCGATCTCACCATCCCGGGCTGTCAGAAAAATGACCGGAACGTCGCTGAAACGTCTGAGATTCTTGCAAGTCTCGAAACCACTGATATCCGGCAGCCCCACGTCGAGGATGATCAGGTCCGCGGGGGTGCTTTTCTGGTGTTCGAGCGCGGCGGCCCCCAGGCTCAACCAAGTGGTCTCGAAGCCCTCCCCTTGCAGGGCGAACACCAGCGTATCGGCGATGGCGGCTTCGTCTTCGACAATCAGAATATGAGGCATGTCTTGCGAGCCCGGCAGTAAAGTTGCCGGAACGGTGCCCCAAGCCTCGGGGCACGTCAATCGGGGAAATCAGCAGTCGGGCTTGTCCGCCGTGAAACGTCGGGCCGGGTTCACCGCCGCACCGAATTCGCGCAGTGCCTTGGCGCCGATCAACAACGGGTAATTGAAGCTGCTGCGGTCGGTCAGGTTGACCTCGACGGTACGCTTGACGTCACCCAGGCACAGCTCCAGGTCCACCACCGGGCGTTTGGTGGGGGCGATCTTTTCGTCCTCGTCCTCATCCTCCTCGGAACGGGTCTTGATCTTGCTGATACGCGCGATCTTGTGCTCGTAGACCTTGTTGCTCGCGTCCTTGGTCGCCAGGCGGAAGCGCACCCAGTCATCACCGTCGCGGGTAAACGTTTCAATGTCCTTGGCCGACAGCGAGGCGGTCAGAGCCCCGGTGTCCATCTTGGCCTTGAGCACTTCACCGCCGATTTCCGGCAGCGCGATGTATTCGTAGCGCCCATAAAGGGTCGGTTCGGCGGCCAGCACGGGAAGGGCCACCAGGGAAAACAGGGCGAGAAGGGATTTCATGCAATAGGGCTCCTGTGGGGGTGGCTTTTTAGACCGTGAGCGGTGGATTCGTTCGGTCTGTGGCAAGGGAGCTTGCTCCCGCTGGGCAGCGAAGCGGCCCCGATTGGGGTGATGGCAAAGCCTGTTGGGAAACCCAGCATACCGGTCAAAAGGTGAAACATTCGTCCAGCACAATTTGGCCTGCCGCCCGAAGCTGCTTATCATGGCCCGCCCACCCGCTTGCAAGAGTCATTTATGCGCCGCCTGCTCACCGGCTGTTTCGTCACCCTGTTGCTGTTGCTCAACACCCTGGTGCTGTTCGGGCCGTTGATGGTGTTCGCGCTGCTCAAGCTGATCCTGCCCGGGCGCCTTCGCGACTATGCCTCGTGGGCGGTAATGTGGATCGCCGAAACCTGGGCCGAGATCGACAAACTGATCTTCGCCCTGTGCATTCCCACCCGGTGGGATATTCGCGGCGGCGAAGGCTTGCGTGGCGATACGTCTTACCTGGTCATCAGCAATCACCAGTCCTGGGTGGACATTCCCGCCCTCATCCAGACCCTCAACCGGCGCACACCGTTCTTCAAGTTTTTTCTCAAGAGAGAACTGATCTGGGTGCCCTTCCTGGGCCTGGCCTGGTGGGCGCTGGATTATCCGTTCATGAAGCGCTATACCAAAGCCTTCCTGGCGAAAAACCCGGAACTGGCCGGCAAGGACCTGGAAATCACCCGGGCGGCCTGCGAGCTGTTCAAGCGCCAGCCGGTCACCGTGGTGAACTACCTCGAAGGGACACGCTTTACCGCCGCCAAAAGCCAGCAGCAGCAATCACCCTTTGCCCATCTGCTCAAGCCCAAGGCCGGTGGCGTGGCGTTCGTGCTGGCGGCGATGGGCGAACAACTGGACGCGATCCTGGATGTGACCGTGGTGTATCCGCAGGCGCGGATTCCGGGGTTCTGGGATTTGATCAGCGGTTCCGTGCCAAAGGTCATCATCGACATCCAGACCCGCCCGCTGGACCCTGCGCTGTGGCAAGGCGATTACGAAAACGATCCGGTGTTTCGCCAGCACGTCCAGAACTGGGTCAACCAGCTCTGGACCGAAAAGGATCGACGCATCGTCGCCTTGCTCGACGAGCGCCGCTGATCAGATCCCGGCGCCGGTGCCCCAGATGCCGCCGAGGTTCTGCAGCAAGGTGCTGGCCACGCCTTGTTGGCCCAGGTACTGGAGGATCACCGGGGCAAACTGGCCGATCATGCCGCTGTCCATGCCCAAGGCACTGAAGGCATTGTTCAAATCGTTGGTGTCCTTGACGTTGCCCAGCAGGCCATCGAGCAAGGCATTCTTCTGCGAACCACCACCGAGCAGGCCGCCCAGGCCATTGAGTCCGCCGATGGCGCTGTTGCCGGCAATCTGGTCCAGGCCTGGCACGCTTTGGCTCAGCTCGGAAAACTGTGGCTCGCTGAGACGATTCTTTGCCAGCCCCAACATCGCGCCGGCACCGCCGATGGCCTGCTCCGGCGTGATCTTCAGCTCCGAACCCAACGTGTTGAGCAACCCGGCGGCTTCGGGCGCGGCGGCCACGGCCCCCTGCTCACCCTGACCGCCCTGCATGGCCGCCACTGCGTTGGCCGCATCACTGAGGCTGAACTGCGCGAAGGCCGGACTGGCCGCCAGCGACAGCAGGCAAGACAGTGCGAAACCGCGTGAAACCTTCATTGCGAACGTCCTCTTGAGCCATTAAAAACCGCCCGATGGGGGGCGGCACGAAATCGTGGGTTGGACTGAGGAGAGTAAGGATCGTTCCGCCGGTCCACATTCCGACCGTCTTCGAGGCTGACTACCGCCAAAAGCGATGAACGTCTCTAACTATTCTAAAAAAGCATAAAAAACTGTCAGGATTGACAGTAGCCCGATCGGCTCCAATGGCGACCATGTTCTATTGGAACCAATGGAGCCTGGACATGAAAAATACTCTGACGGGATGCGCGTGGTTACTTCTATTGTTTATCAACCCTGTTAAGGCCGGCGAAGTAACCTGTCCTGCCATTGCGAATATCAGTGAACACATCAAACCCTGGGATGTTAAGTCCACGGAAGTACAGGATGATCGAGAGTGGGCAAGTCAGAGCGCTATTAAAATGGACGATCCGGCATCCATGCAATTCAACGGTGCCGAGTTTGCTCTCCATGACATTGACGACCCACAAACACCGGGAAGAACAACCCTCACTTGCGCATACGCATCCGTAAATCTGGCCCTCCAGTATCTTCAGATACAGCCGCCTGTTTCAGAGTGGACGAATCGGCGCTGCGAAAATCTTGCCCTTCAAGTGTGCAAGCTCATCGATGCTGACGACTTCAACCTGAGTTTCTGATTGATTTATCGCTTACCCGCCGCTGGCAGATGACCCGCAGTCCGCTGATACCGTACAGTGCGCCTCCCACTGAAGAGTTTGCCCATGGACGTAAAAATTGGTGGCGCCACCCTCGCGGTCATCCTGACGGGCATGCTTATTGTGCTGGGCGTCAACGAATGCCAGCGAGGACCGCTGAATCCGGAGTTGGCCGATGGTGTCAGCGAGGAGCAAAAAACCTGGCTGACCATCGAACATCGCATCAAGCGCTTCGACCCGTCCCTGACGGCGGTAACCCGTGATCGGCAAACGCTCACCATCACCTATCGCCCGGACGCCTCCACCGAGAATGACGAGGGTTGGGTGCCGCGCCTGCTGCGCGTTGTCGGCCACGGTCTCGCGGCGCTCAACAACGCCCCTGGGGGCAAGCAGTACACCCAGGTAACGGTCAAGGCCCGGTTCCTTGCCGACGACGATGTTGAATTGGTCTACGACATGCAGGGCTTCGACGCGATCAAGACCCAAAGGGATGGTTATGTCACCTTCGCCAGCCTGCCCCGCAGCCTCACCTTCGGCAGGGATGCGCTGGCCCAGGCCCAGCTTGATTGCCGGAACACGAATGTCTGGGGTTTCTACCCCGATTTCTGCGAGCGGGTCAAAACGGCAACGGTAACCCAGCCCTGAGTGGGGTTACCCAGGCCTGACGGGAATGGAACGAACAATTTATGGAAGAATAGGCAGCAGACACCTGCCGCTACAGCCAAATAAAAAGGGCGACATCACTGTCGCCCTTTTTCCGTCTTGCTTCCAACCTTACGCCGCGCTGAACATCTTGTGCGGGTCAATCACGAATTTCTTCGGCACGCCAGCGTCGAACTCGCCGTAGCCTTTCGGCGCGTCGTCCAGGCTGATCACCTGTACGCCGACGATGTCCGCGATGTTGATGCGGTCCCACATGATCGCCTGCATCAGCGCGCGGTTGTACTTCATCACCGGGGTCTGGCCGGTGTGGAAGCTGTGGGACTTGGCCCAGCCGAGGCCGAAGCGGATGCTCAGGGCACCGATCTTGGCGGCGGCATCGACCGCACCCGGATCTTCGGTGACGTACAGGCCAGGGATACCGATCTTGCCGGCAACGCGGGTCACTTGCATCAGCGAGTTAAGCACGGTGGCCGGGGCTTCGTGCTTGACGCCGTCATGACCATGACCACGGGCTTCGAAGCCTACGCAGTCAACGGCGCAATCGACTTCAGGCTCGCCCA belongs to Pseudomonas sp. B21-028 and includes:
- a CDS encoding ATP-dependent zinc protease translates to MKSLLALFSLVALPVLAAEPTLYGRYEYIALPEIGGEVLKAKMDTGALTASLSAKDIETFTRDGDDWVRFRLATKDASNKVYEHKIARISKIKTRSEEDEDEDEKIAPTKRPVVDLELCLGDVKRTVEVNLTDRSSFNYPLLIGAKALREFGAAVNPARRFTADKPDC
- the creB gene encoding two-component system response regulator CreB, giving the protein MPHILIVEDEAAIADTLVFALQGEGFETTWLSLGAAALEHQKSTPADLIILDVGLPDISGFETCKNLRRFSDVPVIFLTARDGEIDRIVGLEIGADDYVVKPFSPREVAARVRAILKRVAPAPRPATELGTALFQVDSDRVQINYRGKPLNLTRHEFRLLNCLLEQPERVFSREQLLDALGVASDAGYERSIDSHIKSVRAKLRLVRAEAEPIQTHRGLGYSYSPGHS
- a CDS encoding glutathione S-transferase; this translates as MSVPSMTLFHNPASPFVRKVLVLLHETGQQDRVALQLSQLTPVKPDQKLIDDNPLSKIPALRLANGSVIHDSRVILDYLDHQHVGNPLIPRDGAARWRRLTLASLADGIMDAAVMIRYEMALRPAEKHWDEWLDAQRDKIRRALGMLEAEAIAELASHFDVASISVACALGYLDLRHPDLEWRKAHPQLAAWFAEVSLRPSMVATVPRI
- a CDS encoding acyltransferase, with the protein product MRRLLTGCFVTLLLLLNTLVLFGPLMVFALLKLILPGRLRDYASWAVMWIAETWAEIDKLIFALCIPTRWDIRGGEGLRGDTSYLVISNHQSWVDIPALIQTLNRRTPFFKFFLKRELIWVPFLGLAWWALDYPFMKRYTKAFLAKNPELAGKDLEITRAACELFKRQPVTVVNYLEGTRFTAAKSQQQQSPFAHLLKPKAGGVAFVLAAMGEQLDAILDVTVVYPQARIPGFWDLISGSVPKVIIDIQTRPLDPALWQGDYENDPVFRQHVQNWVNQLWTEKDRRIVALLDERR
- a CDS encoding DUF2780 domain-containing protein, whose translation is MKVSRGFALSCLLSLAASPAFAQFSLSDAANAVAAMQGGQGEQGAVAAAPEAAGLLNTLGSELKITPEQAIGGAGAMLGLAKNRLSEPQFSELSQSVPGLDQIAGNSAIGGLNGLGGLLGGGSQKNALLDGLLGNVKDTNDLNNAFSALGMDSGMIGQFAPVILQYLGQQGVASTLLQNLGGIWGTGAGI
- the creD gene encoding cell envelope integrity protein CreD, whose amino-acid sequence is MNRSLAIKLGMIALLILLLMIPLLMINGLIDERQSLRDGVLQEIASSSSHSQQLIGPMIVVPFRKNVRVWNTNEKTGVRFLETVEQSGELYFLPEQFELDGQVRTETRARGIYEARLFHAENRIDGRFKVPERYGLAAKDLADYRFDEPYLSVGISDIRGIENALTLKLNQQTVDFLPGSRVGWLGQGVHVPLPMVNAQNSAELAFGFDLSLQGTGELQILPVGKTSKVHLTADWPHPSFIGNYLPISRDINEKGFSADWQTSFFSTNLEEALQNCVSSEGCETFRSRAFGVSFIDPVDQYLKSDRAIKYALLFIALTFAGFFLFEVLKSLAVHPVQYALVGVALAFFYLLLLSLSEHIGFASAYLLSASACVLLIGFYVCHVLRSVNHGLGFSAGLAALYALLYGLLSAEDYALLMGSLLLFGLLGVFMVLTRKLDWYGVGSKPAPAMTFDLGEVK
- the creC gene encoding two-component system sensor histidine kinase CreC, yielding MPLGIRIFLVYVLFIGLTGYFVLGTVIEQIRPGVRQSTEETLVDTANLMAEILRDDFKAGTLNRNRWPQLLKAYGERQPGATIWGLPKNRVSHRIYVTDVKGIVVLDSSGEAVGQDYSRWNDVYLTLRGQYGARSSRSIADDPNSSVMHVGAPIRDNGRIIGVVTVAKPNSSLQPYIDRTERRLLLYGVGLIGLGLVLGALLSWWLSSALRRLTAYAQAVSQGQRVEVPHYRGGEFEQLAHALEHMRTQLEGKAYVERYVHTLTHELKSPLAAIRGAAELLQSDMPAAQHQRFVSNIDSESVRMQQLIERLLNLAQVEQRQGLEEQVAVPLAGLVDELLEARSGWIERRQLRVERHIAADLALTGEAFLLRQALGNLLDNALDFTPANGVLRVSAGRGGNRVEIRLFNQAEPIPDYALPRLSERFYSLPRPDSGRKSTGLGLNFVEEVVQLHEGEFGIGNVEGGVEVVLRLP
- a CDS encoding DUF3757 domain-containing protein → MKNTLTGCAWLLLLFINPVKAGEVTCPAIANISEHIKPWDVKSTEVQDDREWASQSAIKMDDPASMQFNGAEFALHDIDDPQTPGRTTLTCAYASVNLALQYLQIQPPVSEWTNRRCENLALQVCKLIDADDFNLSF